The DNA window TGACGCCGAGCGCGGCCGTCGGCTCGTCGAGGATGAGCACCCGGGCACCGAAGTAGATCGCCCGCGAGATGGCGACGCACTGACGCTGACCGCCGGACAGCGAGCCGATCGGGGCGTCCACGTCGGGCAGATCGATGCCCATCTTGAACAGCTCTTCTTTGGTGGTCGCCCGCATGGCCTGGATGTCGAGCATCCGGAACGGGCCCTTGCGGATCTCCTGACCGAGAAAGAAGTTGCGCCACACCGGCATCAGGCCGACGACGGCCAGATCCTGGTAGACGGTCGCGATGCCACTTTTCAGCGCGTGTTTGGGCGACTCGAAGCGGGTCTCCTCGCCGTCGACGAGCAGTTGTCCCTCGGTCTGCTGGTGCAGGCCCGCCATGATCTTGATCAGGGTCGACTTGCCGGCACCGTTGTCGCCGAGGACACAGGTGACCTCCCCGGAGCGGACCCGCAGGCTGATGTCGGAGAGCGCGATGATGGCGCCGTAGGACTTGCCGACGTTGCGGAGTTCGATCAGCGGCACCTTGCCGCCGTCACTGGATTCGGATTCGGGTCGGGTTTCGATCACGGAACTCATTGTCACATCACCTCTTGGCCGCGTAGTTGCGGAAACTGTTGTTGGCGATCACCGCGAACAGCAGCATCACGCCCATGAAGAACTTGAACCAGTCGGGATTCCAGCCGGCGTAGACGATGCCCTGATTGACCATGCCGTAGATGAACGCACCGATCGCCGCGCCGACGGCGGTACCGAAGCCACCGGTGAGCAGACACCCGCCGACGACCGCGGCGATGATGTAGAAGAACTCGTTGCCCACGCCCTGACCGGACTGCACGGTGTCGAAGGCGAACAGCAGGTGCATGCCGACGAACCACGCGCAGAACCCGACGAACATGAACATACCGATCTTGACGGCGGTTACCGGCACACCGACGGC is part of the Gordonia bronchialis DSM 43247 genome and encodes:
- a CDS encoding ATP-binding cassette domain-containing protein; this encodes MSSVIETRPESESSDGGKVPLIELRNVGKSYGAIIALSDISLRVRSGEVTCVLGDNGAGKSTLIKIMAGLHQQTEGQLLVDGEETRFESPKHALKSGIATVYQDLAVVGLMPVWRNFFLGQEIRKGPFRMLDIQAMRATTKEELFKMGIDLPDVDAPIGSLSGGQRQCVAISRAIYFGARVLILDEPTAALGVKQSGTVLRYISAARDQGFGVVFITHNPHHAHMVGDHFVLLNRGRQKLDCAYDEITLEELTQQMAGGDELDTLSHELRRREPERPARPGPGRAGLPL